One Solea senegalensis isolate Sse05_10M linkage group LG3, IFAPA_SoseM_1, whole genome shotgun sequence genomic window carries:
- the LOC122766188 gene encoding solute carrier family 12 member 6-like isoform X4: protein MISRSLGPEFGGAVGLCFYLGTTFAGAMYILGAIEILLMYIAPKAAIFQSDTPEGEGAAMLNNMRVYGSICLLLMSLLVFVGVKYVNKLASIFLACVIVSIFSIYVGALVSAFKPPQFSVCMLGNRTINGHEIDDSQCAKTFLLQLQEPEESHGVNDTAVSENTTAGPTFDPSYAPALVVKTTSLWKHFCQGVELNSSCDEYFMSNNLTEIEGIPGLASGIISENVWSSYLSKGDVVEKGSLSSSHFAHPASTRHPYVFADITTSFTLLVGIFFPSVTGIMAGSNRSGDLKDAQRSIPIGTILAILTTSIVYLSSVILFGACIDGVVLRDKFGDSVKGNLVVGTLAWPSPWVIVIGSFFSTCGAGLQSLTGAPRLLQAIAKDNIIPFLRVFGHGKANGEPTWALLLTALIAELGILIASLDLVAPILSMFFLMCYLFVNLACALQTLLRTPNWRPRFSYYHWALSFLGMIICLALMFISSWYYAIVAMVIAGMIYKYIEYHGAEKEWGDGIRGLSLSAARYALLRLEEGPPHTKNWRPQLLVLLKLDEDAHVKSPRLLTFASQLKAGKGLTIVGTVVSGNFLQSYGEALAAEQTLKHLMDKERVKGFCQCIVAQKPREGISHMIQSSGLGGMKHNTVVMGWPHAWRQSEDPQSWKTFINTVRVTTAAHLALLVPKNISLFPSNSEPCTEGYIDVWWIVHDGGMLMLLPFLLRQHKVWRKCEMRIFTVAQMEDNSIQMKKDLATFLYHLRIEADVEVVEMHDSDISAYTYERTLMMEQRSQMLRQMRLSKSDRERERVRWSFDDVYLSPGYRSVGLSSNSRTGNRGRQAQLVKDRNSMLRLTSIGSDDDDETDGPERDRPTGGGGGGGVGGGGGGGGGNCEHNRRIQMTWTKERTSHFRVTQSGCSTPEGFRDMLSIRPDHSNVRRMHTAVKLNEVIVNKSHDARLVLLNMPGPPRNTDGDENYMEFLEVLTEGLERVLLVRGGGSEVITIYS from the exons ATGATCAGTCGCTCTCTGGGTCCAGAGTTTGGGGGGGCGGTGGGCCTCTGTTTCTACCTGGGCACCACCTTTGCTGGAGCCATGTACATCCTGGGAGCCATCGAGATCCTGCTG ATGTACATCGCGCCCAAAGCGGCCATTTTCCAGTCCGACACCCCGGAAGGTGAGGGGGCAGCCATGTTGAACAACATGCGCGTCTACGGCTCCAtctgcctcctcctcatgtCGCTGCTGGTGTTTGTGGGCGTGAAGTATGTCAACAAGCTGGCGTCCATCTTCTTGGCCTGCGTCATTGtctccatcttctccatctATGTCGGAGCGCTGGTCTCCGCCTTCAAACCGCCACAGTTTTC CGTGTGCATGCTGGGAAACCGGACGATCAACGGTCATGAGATCGACGACAGCCAGTGTGCAAAAAccttcctgctgcagctccaaGAACCCGAGGAGAGCCACGGTGTCAATGACACGGCCGTCAGCG AAAACACCACTGCAGGCCCGACCTTTGACCCCAGTTATGCTCCTGCTCTGGTGGTGAAGACCACTTCTCTCTGGAAGCATTTCTGCCAGGGCGTGGAGCTCAACTCCTCCTGTGACGAATACTTCATGTCCAACAACTTAACGGAGATTGAGGGAATCCCTGGTCTGGCCAGTGGGATCATTtcgg AGAACGTGTGGAGTTCCTACCTCAGCAAAGGGGACGTGGTGGAGAAAGGCTCCCTCAGCTCGTCTCATTTTGCACATCCAGCGTCCACGCGCCACCCTTACGTTTTTGCCGACATCACCACCTCGTTCACGCTGCTGGTGGGCATTTTCTTCCCCTCTGTCACAG GAATAATGGCTGGTTCAAATCGGTCAGGTGATCTGAAAGACGCCCAGCGCTCGATCCCCATCGGAACCATCCTCGCCATCCTCACCACGTCCATCGTCT ACCTGAGCAGCGTCATTTTGTTCGGCGCCTGCATCGACGGAGTCGTCCTCAGAGACAA ATTTGGTGACTCGGTCAAAGGAAACCTGGTGGTTGGAACTCTGGCGTGGCCGAGTCCCTGGGTCATCGTCATCGGCTCCTTCTTCTCCACATGCGGCGCCGGCCTCCAGTCGCTGACCGGTGCGCCGCGGCTCCTGCAGGCCATCGCCAAGGACAACATCATCCCCTTCCTGCGG GTCTTTGGCCACGGGAAGGCGAACGGCGAGCCCACCTGGGCGCTGCTGCTGACGGCCTTGATCGCTGAGCTGGGGATTCTCATCGCCTCCCTGGACCTGGTGGCTCCCATCCTGTCCAT GTTCTTTCTCATGTGCTACCTGTTTGTGAATCTGGCCTGTGCCCTCCAGACCCTCCTGAGGACGCCCAACTGGAGACCACGCTTTTCCTATTACCACTG GGCTTTGTCATTTTTGGGGATGATTATCTGCCTGGCGCTGATGTTCATATCATCTTGGTACTATGCGATCGTTGCCATGGTGATCGCAGGCATGATCTACAAATACATTGAGTATCACGG agcGGAGAAAGAGTGGGGGGATGGGATCCGCGGTCTCTCACTCAGTGCTGCCCGTTACGCCCTCCTGAGGCTGGAAGAGGGACCACCGCACACCAAAAACTGGAG GCCTCAGCTGTTGGTGTTACTAAAACTGGACGAGGACGCCCACGTCAAGTCTCCTCGCCTGTTGACGTTTGCCAGTCAGCTGAAGGCAGGGAAGGGCCTCACCATCGTCGGCACCGTCGTCTCCGGCAACTTCCTGCAGAGCTACGGGGAGGCGCTCGCTGCGGAACAG ACTCTGAAGCACCTGATGGATAAGGAACGCGTGAAGGGCTTCTGTCAGTGCATCGTAGCCCAGAAGCCTCGTGAAGGCATCAGTCACATGATCCAGTCCAGCGGTCTGGGAGGAATGAAGCACAACACGGTGGTGATGGGTTGGCCTCACGCGTGGAGGCAGAGCGAAGACCCGCAGTCCTGGAAAACCTTCATCA ACACAGTGCGGGTGACCACGGCGGCACACCTGGCCCTGCTGGTGCCCAAAAACATCTCCCTGTTCCCCAGCAACAGTGAACCGTGCACGGAGGGCTACATCGACGTCTGGTGGATCGTGCACGATGGCGGGATGTTGATGCTGCTGCCCTTCCTCCTGCGCCAGCACAAG GTGTGGCGTAAATGCGAGATGCGAATCTTCACCGTGGCTCAAATGGAGGACAATTCCATCCAGATGAAGAAGGACCTGGCAACCTTCCTCTATCACCTGCGCATCGAGGCTGACGTGGAAGTCGTCGAGATG CACGACAGTGACATCAGCGCTTACACGTACGAACGGACGCTGATGATGGAGCAGAGATCGCAGATGCTGCGACAGATGAGACTCTCCAAATCAGACCGGGAGCGAGAG AGGGTTCGCTGGAGTTTTGACGAC GTGTATCTGTCGCCTGGGTACAGGAGTGTGGGACTCTCCTCAAACAGCCGCACAggaaacagaggcagacag GCCCAGCTGGTGAAGGACCGCAACTCCATGCTGCGTCTGACCAGCATCGGCTCGGACGACGATGACGAAACAGACGGCCCGGAGCGAGACCGGCCGAcaggcggtggtggtggtggtggtgttggcggtggcggcggcggtggcggcggcaaCTGCGAACACAACCGCCGTATTCAGATGACGTGGACGAAGGAGAGGACGTCGCATTTCAGAGTGACGCAGTCTGGCTGCTCCACACCCGAGGGCTTCAGAGACATGCTGAGCATCCGACC ggaTCACTCCAACGTCCGGCGGATGCACACGGCCGTCAAACTCAACGAGGTCATTGTTAACAAATCCCACGACGCCCGACTCGTCTTGCTGAACATGCCAGGACCTCCCCGAAACACGGACGGAGACGAGAACT ACATGGAGTTCCTGGAAGTTTTAACAGAAGGACTGGAGCGAGTCCTGTTGGTCAGAGGCGGAGGAAGTGAGGTTATCACCATCTACTCCTGA